In a genomic window of Callithrix jacchus isolate 240 chromosome 22, calJac240_pri, whole genome shotgun sequence:
- the LTBP4 gene encoding latent-transforming growth factor beta-binding protein 4 isoform X6, with translation MAGGVRLLWVSLLVLLAQLGPQPGLGRPGERLRVRFTPVVCGLRCIHGPSGSRCTPTCAPRNATSVDSGAPGGAAPGGPGFRAFLCPLICHNGGVCVKPDRCLCPPDFAGKFCQLHSSGARPPAPAMPGLTRSVYTMPLANHRDDEHGVASMVSVHVEHPQEASVVVHQVERVSGPWEEADAEAVARAEAAARAEAAAPYTVLAQSAPREDSYSDASGFGYCFRELRGGECASPLPGLRTQEVCCGGAGLAWGVHDCQLCSEHQGNSERVGAPDGPCPTGFERINGSCEDVDECATGGRCQHGECANTRGGYTCVCPDGFLLDSSRSSCISQHVISEAKGPCFRVLRDGGCSLPILRNITKQICCCSRVGKAWGRGCQLCPPFGSEGFREICPAGPGYHYSASDLRYNTRPLAQEPPRVSLSQPRTLPATSRPSAGFLSTHRPGPRADPQPDPRPDPRPGPELPLPSIPAWTGPEIAESGPSPGMCQRNPQVCGPGRCIPQPSGYTCACDSGFRLSPQGTRCIDVDECRRLPPPCASGRCENSAGSFRCVCGPGFRAGPRATECLDVDECHRVPPPCDLGRCENTPGSFLCVCPAGYQAVPHGASCQDVDECTQSPGLCGRGACENLPGSFRCVCPAGFRGSACEEDVDECAQEPPPCGPGRCDNTAGSFHCACPAGFRSRGPGAPCQDVDECARSPPPCTYGRCENTEGSYQCVCPTGFQPNAAGSECEDVDECENHLACPGQECVNSAGSFQCRACPPGHHLHRGRCTDVDECSSGAPCGPHGHCTNTEGSFRCSCAPGYRAPSGRPGPCADVNECLEGDFCFPHGECLNTDGSFACTCAPGYRPGPRGASCLDVDECSEEDLCQSGICTNTDGSFECICPPGHRAGPDLASCLDVDECRERGPALCGSQRCENSPGSYRCVRDCDPGYHAGPEGTCDDVDECQEYGPEICGAQRCENTPGSYHCTPACDPGYQPTPGGGCQDVNECETLQGVCGAALCENVEGSFLCVCPTSPEEFDPMTGRCVPPRTSAGTFPGSQPQAPASPGLPARPPPPRRPSTPRQGPVGSGRRECYFDTAAPDACDNILARNVTWQECCCTVGEGWGSGCRIQQCPGTETAEYQSLCPHGRGYLAPSGDPSLRRDVDECQLFRDQVCKSGVCVNTAPGYSCYCSNGYYYHTQRLECIDNDECSDEEPACEGGRCINTVGSYHCTCESPLVLDGSGRRCVSNESQSLDDNLGVCWQEVGADLVCSHPRLDRQATYTECCCLYGEAWGMDCALCPAQDSDDFEALCNVLRPPAYGPVRPGGFGLPYEYGPDLGPPYQGLPYGPELYPPPVLPYDPYPPPPGPFARREAPYGAPRFDMPDFEDDGGPYGESEAPAPPGPGTRWPYRSRDTRRSFPEPEELPEGGSYAGTPSEPYEELEAEECGILDGCTNGRCVRVPAGFTCRCFDGYRLDMTRMACVDINECDEAASPLCVNARCLNTDGSFRCICRPGFAPTHQPHHCAPARPRA, from the exons ATGGCGGGCGGCGTGCGGCTGCTCTGGGTGTCGCTATTGGTGCTGCTAGCGCAGCTAGGGCCGCAACCCGGACTGGGCCGGCCCGGAGAGCGTCTCCGCGTGCGCTTCACCCCCGTCGTGTGCGGCCTGCGCTGCATCCATGGGCCGTCCGGCTCCCGCTGTACCCCGACCTGCGCGCCCCGCAACGCCACCAGCGTGGACAGCGGCGCGCCCGGCGGGGCGGCCCCGGGGGGACCCGGCTTCCGCGCCT TCCTGTGTCCCTTGATCTGTCACAATGGTGGTGTGTGCGTGAAGCCTGACCGCTGCCTCTGTCCCCCGGACTTCGCTGGCAAGTTCTGCCAGTTGCACTCCTCGGGCGCCCGGCCCCCGGCCCCGGCTATGCCAGGCCTCACCCGCTCCGTGTACACTATGCCACTGGCCAACCACCGCGACGACGAGCACG GCGTGGCGTCTATGGTGAGCGTCCACGTGGAGCACCCGCAGGAGGCATCGGTGGTGGTGCACCAGGTGGAGCGTGTGTCCGGCCCGTGGGAGGAGGCGGACGCCGAGGCGGTGGCGCGGGCGGAGGCGGCGGCGCGGGCGGAGGCGGCGGCACCCTACACGGTGTTGGCACAAAGTGCGCCACGGGAGGACAGCTACTCAGACGCCTCGGGCTTCGGTTACTGCTTTCGGGAGCTGCGCGGAGGCGAA TGTGCGTCCCCGCTGCCGGGGCTCCGGACGCAGGAGGTCTGCTGCGGAGGGGCCGGCTTGGCCTGGGGCGTTCACGACTGTCAGCTGTGCTCAGAGCACCAGG GGAACTCTGAAAGAGTGGGCGCCCCAGATGGACCTTGTCCAACCGGCTTTGAAAGAATTAATGGGTCCTGCGAAG ATGTGGATGAGTGCGCGACTGGCGGACGTTGCCAGCACGGCGAGTGTGCAAACACGCGCGGCGGTTACACGTGCGTGTGCCCCGACGGCTTTCTGCTCGACTCGTCCCGCAGCAGCTGCATCT CCCAACACGTGATCTCAGAGGCCAAAGGGCCCTGCTTCCGCGTGCTCCGCGACGGCGGCTGTTCGCTGCCCATTCTGCGGAACATCACTAAACAGATCTGCTGCTGTAGCCGCGTGGGCAAGGCCTGGGGCCGGGGCTGCCAGCTCTGCCCACCCTTCGGCTCAG AGGGTTTCCGGGAGATCTGCCCGGCTGGCCCTGGCTACCACTACTCGGCCTCCGACCTCCGCTACAACACCAGACCCCTGGCCCAGGAGCCACCCCGAGTGTCACTCAGCCAGCCTCGTACCCTGCCAGCCACCTCTCGGCCTTCTGCAG GCTTTCTGTCCACCCATCGCCCGGGGCCCAGGGCTGACCCCCAGCCCGATCCTCGGCCAGATCCCCGGCCCGGCCCTGAGCTTCCCTTGCCCAGCATCCCTGCCTGGACTGGTCCTGAGATTGCTGAATCAG GTCCCTCCCCGGGCATGTGTCAGCGCAACCCCCAGGTCTGCGGCCCAGGACGCTGCATTCCTCAGCCCAGCGGCTACACCTGCGCTTGCGACTCCGGCTTTCGGCTCAGCCCCCAGGGCACCCGATGCATTG ATGTGGACGAATGTCGCCGCCTGCCCCCGCCCTGTGCTTCCGGGCGCTGCGAGAACTCAGCAGGCAGCTTTCGCTGCGTGTGCGGCCCGGGCTTCCGAGCCGGCCCGCGGGCTACAGAATGCCTGG ACGTGGACGAGTGCCACCGTGTGCCACCGCCGTGTGACCTCGGGCGCTGCGAGAACACGCCAGGCAGCTTCCTGTGCGTGTGCCCCGCTGGGTACCAGGCTGTGCCGCACGGAGCCAGCTGCCAGG ATGTGGATGAATGCACCCAGAGCCCAGGCCTCTGCGGCCGAGGGGCCTGTGAGAACCTGCCCGGCTCTTTCCGCTGTGTTTGCCCGGCTGGCTTCCGGGGCTCGGCGTGCGAAGAGGATGTGGATGAGTGTGCCCAGGAGCCACCGCCCTGTGGGCCCGGCCGCTGTGACAACACGGCAGGCTCCTTTCACTGTGCCTGCCCAGCTGGCTTCCGCTCCCGAGGGCCTGGGGCCCCCTGCCAAG ATGTGGACGAGTGTGCCCGTAGCCCCCCGCCCTGCACCTATGGCCGGTGTGAGAACACAGAAGGCAGTTACCAGTGTGTCTGCCCCACTGGCTTCCAACCCAACGCTGCTGGCTCTGAATGCGAGG ATGTGGATGAGTGTGAGAACCACCTGGCATGCCCTGGGCAGGAGTGTGTGAACTCAGCTGGCTCCTTCCAGTGCAGGGCCTGTCCTCCCGGCCACCACCTGCACCGTGGCAGATGCACTG atGTAGACGAATGCAGTTCGGGTGCCCCCTGTGGTCCCCACGGCCACTGCACTAACACGGAAGGCTCCTTCCGCTGCAGCTGCGCGCCAGGCTACAGGGCGCCGTCGGGTCGGCCGGGGCCCTGCGCAG ATGTGAACGAGTGCTTGGAGGGCGACTTCTGCTTCCCTCACGGCGAGTGCCTCAACACCGATGGCTCCTTTGCCTGTACTTGTGCCCCCGGCTACCGGCCCGGACCCCGCGGAGCCTCTTGCCTCG ACGTGGACGAGTGCAGCGAGGAGGACCTTTGCCAGAGCGGCATCTGTACCAACACCGACGGCTCCTTCGAGTGCATCTGTCCTCCGGGACACCGCGCCGGCCCGGACCTCGCCTCCTGCCTCG ACGTGGACGAATGTCGCGAGCGGGGCCCGGCCCTGTGCGGGTCGCAGCGCTGTGAGAACTCCCCTGGCTCCTACCGCTGTGTCCGGGACTGTGATCCCGGGTACCATGCGGGCCCCGAGGGCACCTGTGACG ATGTGGATGAGTGCCAAGAATATGGTCCCGAGATTTGCGGAGCCCAGCGTTGTGAGAACACCCCTGGCTCCTACCACTGCACACCCGCCTGTGACCCTGGCTATCAGCCCACGCCAGGGGGCGGATGCCAGG ATGTGAATGAGTGTGAAACACTCCAGGGTGTATGTGGAGCTGCTCTGTGTGAAAATGTTGAGGGCTCCTTCCTCTGTGTCTGCCCCACCAGCCCGGAGGAGTTTGACCCCATGACTGGACGCTGTGTTCCCCCCCGAACTTCTGCTG GCACATTCCCAGGCTCACAGCCCCAGGCACCTGCCAGCCCCGGTCTGCCGGCCAGGCCACCCCCGCCTCGCCGACCCAGCACACCTAGGCAGGGCCCTGTGGGAAGTGGGCGCCGGGAGTGCTACTTTGACACAGCGGCCCCAGATGCATGTGACAACATCCTGGCTCGGAATGTGACATGGCAGGAGTGCTGCTGTACTGTGGGTGAGGGCTGGGGCAGCGGCTGCCGCATCCAGCAGTGCCCGGGCACTGAAACCG CTGAGTACCAGTCATTGTGCCCCCACGGCCGGGGCTACCTGGCGCCCAGTGGAGACCCAAGCCTCCGGAGAG ATGTGGACGAATGTCAGCTCTTCCGAGACCAGGTGTGCAAGAGTGGCGTGTGCGTGAACACGGCCCCCGGCTACTCGTGTTACTGCAGCAACGGTTACTACTACCACACACAgcggctggagtgcattg ATAATGACGAGTGCTCTGATGAGGAGCCGGCCTGTGAGGGTGGCCGCTGCATCAACACTGTGGGCTCTTATCACTGCACCTGCGAGTCCCCGCTGGTACTGGACGGCTCGGGGCGCCGCTGCGTCTCCAACGAGAGCCAGAGTCTCG ATGACAATCTTGGAGTGTGCTGGCAGGAAGTGGGGGCTGACCTCGTGTGCAGCCACCCTCGGCTGGATCGTCAAGCCACCTACACAGAGTGCTGCTGCCTGTATGGAGAGGCCTGGGGCATGGACTGCGCCCTGTGCCCTGCCCAGGACTCAG ATGACTTTGAGGCCCTGTGCAATGTGCTACGCCCCCCTGCATATGGCCCCGTGCGACCAGGTGGCTTTGGACTCCCCTACGAGTATGGCCCAGACTTAGGTCCACCTTACCAGGGCCTCCCGTATGGGCCTGAGTTGTACCCACCACCTGTGCTACCCTACGACCCCTACCCACCACCACCTGGGCCCTTTGCCCGCCGGGAGGCCCCTTATGGGGCACCCCGCTTCGACATGCCAGACTTTGAGGATGATGGTGGCCCCTATGGCGAATCTGAGGCTCCTGCCCCACCTGGCCCGGGCACGCGCTGGCCCTATCGGTCCCGGGACACCCGCCGCTCCTTCCCAGAACCTGAGGAGCTACCTGAAGGTGGCAGCTATGCTG GCACTCCATCTGAGCCCTATGAGGAGCTGGAGGCAGAGGAGTGCGGGATCCTGGACGGCTGCACTAACGGGCGCTGCGTGCGCGTCCCGGCAGGCTTCACCTGCCGCTGCTTTGATGGCTACCGCTTGGACATGACCCGCATGGCCTGCGTTG ACATCAACGAGTGTGATGAGGCGGCATCCCCGCTGTGCGTCAATGCGCGCTGCCTCAACACGGATGGCTCCTTCCGCTGCATCTGTCGCCCGGGATTCGCACCCACACACCAGCCGCACCACTGTGCGCCCGCGCGGCCCCGGGCCTGA